In Xiphophorus couchianus chromosome 8, X_couchianus-1.0, whole genome shotgun sequence, the following proteins share a genomic window:
- the hook3 gene encoding protein Hook homolog 3 isoform X1 has product MSPSESLDRMELCESLLTWIQTFGVEAPCKTVEDLTSGVVMAQVLQKIDISYFNDTWITRIKPDAGDNWRLKVSNLKKILKGILDYYQEVLGQHINDFTLPDVNLIGEHSDAAELGRMLQLILGCAVNCEQKQEYIQTIMVMEESVQHVVMTAIQELMSKETAVTPGGNDSYVDLDRELKKTIEELNDALATKEEIAQRCRELDLQALHAQEERDRLRLDFNELEERVAALQEEKSSLLAENQVLMERLNQSDSIEDINSPAGRRHLQLQTQLEQLQEETFRLEAAKDDYRIRCEELEKELLDVKSQNEELTSLADEAQSLKDEMDVLRHSSDKVSKLEGTVEHYKKKLEDMGLLRRQIKLLEEKNTVLMQTNVSLEEELRKANAAKGQLETYKRQVVELQNRLSEESKKADKMEFEYKRLKEKVDSLQKEKDRMRTERDSLKETIEELHCVQAQEGQLTSSLFPLGGNESSDSLAAEITTPEIREHLIRLQHENKMLKLAQEGSDNEKIALLQSLLEDANRRKSELETENRLINQRLMEEQSQVEELQKTVQEQGSKADDSSVLKKKYDEHVEKLQEVNNELLKKNAIIDEMEPKYNASSQRVDELEEALKKKDEEMKQMEERYKKYLEKAKSVIRTLDPKQNQGSGPEVQALKNQLQEKERMLLSLEKEMDKTKSQRDHEEKLIVSAWYNMGMSLQKKAAEDRLANTGSGQSFLARQRQATSTRRSYPGHVQPATARSMSNITA; this is encoded by the exons ATGAGTCCATCAGAGTCATTGGATCGAATGGAACTCTGCGAAAGTCTCCTGACATGG ATCCAAACATTTGGGGTAGAAGCACCATGTAAGACAGTTGAAGATTTGACCAGTGGGGTGGTAATGGCCCAAGTCCTGcagaaaat agatatATCATATTTTAATGATACTTGGATTACCAGAATCAAGCCAGACGCCGGGGACAACtggaggttaaag gtCAGCAATCTAAAGAAAATCTTGAAAGGCATACTGGACTATTACCAGGAG gtcTTAGGTCAACACATCAATGATTTCACACTACCAGATGTAAATTTGATAGGAGAGCACTCTGATGCTGCAGAACTCGGGAGAATGTTACAACTCATTCTGGGCTGTGCCGTTAACTGCGAACAGAAACAAG AATACATCCAGACCATAATGGTGATGGAGGAATCCGTACAGCATGTCGTCATGACCGCCATTCAGGAG CTGATGAGTAAAGAGACTGCTGTCACCCCTGGAGGAAATGACTCGTATGTAGATCTGGACAGAGAG CTTAAGAAGACGATTGAGGAGCTGAATGATGCTTTGGCAACCAAGGAAGAGATTGCTCAGCGGTGTCGCGAGCTTGACTTGCAG GCCCTCCATGCCCAAGAGGAGCGTGATAGACTGAGGTTAGACTTTAATGAGCTAGAAGAGAGG GTAGCAGCTCTGCAAGAGGAGAAGAGCAGTCTGTTGGCAGAAAACCAGGTCCTGATGGAGAGACTTAACCAGTCTGACTCTATCGAGGACATAAACAGCCCTGCTGGACGTAGACATCTCCAGCTGCAGACACAGCTGGAGCAGTTACAAGAAGAAACCTTCCG TCTGGAGGCGGCAAAAGACGACTACCGGATCCGTTGTGAGGAGCTTGAGAAAGAACTTCTAGATGTGAAGTCCCAGAATGAAGAACTCACGTCTTTGGCAGATGAAGCCCAATCTCTGAAGGACGAGATGGATGTGCTTAG aCATTCATCTGACAAGGTTTCCAAACTGGAGGGCACCGTGGAACACTACAAGAAAAAACTGGAGGACATGGGGCTACTCAGGAGACAG ATTAAGCttctggaggagaagaacacagTGTTAATGCAGACTAATGTCAGCTTGGAGGAGGAGCTTCGAAAGGCCAATGCTGCCAAGGGCCAACTAGAGACCTACAAGAGACAG GTGGTCGAACTTCAGAACAGACTTTCAGAAGAGTCTAAAAAGGCAGACAAGATGGAGTTTGAGTACAAACGCCTCAAAGAGAAGGTGGACTctctacaaaaagaaaaagat CGCATGAGAACAGAGAGAGACTCTCTTAAGGAAACTATTGAGGAACTCCACTGCGTTCAGGCTCAAGAGGGACAACTTACATCAA GTTTGTTCCCACTAGGGGGCAATGAAAGCTCAGATTCCCTGGCTGCTGAGATCACCACTCCAGAAATCCG GGAACATCTGATTCGCCTtcagcatgaaaacaaaatgctgaagCTGGCCCAGGAGGGATCGGACAACGAGAAGATTGCTTTGTTGCAGAGCCTGCTGGAAGATGccaacagaagaaaaagtgaactggagacagaaaacag attaaTCAATCAGCGGTTGATGGAGGAGCAGAGTCAGGTGGAAGAGCTCCAAAAGACGGTGCAGGAACAGGGTTCAAAAGCAGATGAT tcatCAGTTCTGAAGAAGAAATATGATGAACATGT ggaGAAGTTACAAGAAGTGAACAATGAGTTACTGAAGAAAAATGCTATCATCGATGAAATGGAGCCTAAATACAATGCCAGCT CCCAACGAGTGGATGAGCTTGAAGAAGCTctgaagaaaaaagatgaagagATGAAACAGATGGAGGAGAGATACAAGAAATAtcttgaaaaagcaaaaagt GTTATTCGGACGCTGGACCCAAAACAGAACCAAGGCTCCGGTCCGGAGGTTCAGGCCCTGAAAAACCAGCTCCAGGAGAAGGAGAGGATGTTGCTCTCACTGGAG aaagaaatggacAAGACAAAAAGCCAGCGAGATCACGAGGAGAAACTGATTGTTTCAGCCTGGTACAACATG GGCATGTCTCTGCAGAAGAAGGCGGCTGAAGACCGACTTGCCAACACCGGCTCTGGTCAGTCCTTCCTGGCCAGACAGAGACAAGCCACCAGCACACGTCGCTCCTACCCAGGCCACGTCCAGCCAGCTACCGCAAG ATCCATGAG CAATATCACTGCATGA
- the hook3 gene encoding protein Hook homolog 3 isoform X2 codes for MSPSESLDRMELCESLLTWIQTFGVEAPCKTVEDLTSGVVMAQVLQKIDISYFNDTWITRIKPDAGDNWRLKVSNLKKILKGILDYYQEVLGQHINDFTLPDVNLIGEHSDAAELGRMLQLILGCAVNCEQKQEYIQTIMVMEESVQHVVMTAIQELMSKETAVTPGGNDSYVDLDRELKKTIEELNDALATKEEIAQRCRELDLQALHAQEERDRLRLDFNELEERVAALQEEKSSLLAENQVLMERLNQSDSIEDINSPAGRRHLQLQTQLEQLQEETFRLEAAKDDYRIRCEELEKELLDVKSQNEELTSLADEAQSLKDEMDVLRHSSDKVSKLEGTVEHYKKKLEDMGLLRRQIKLLEEKNTVLMQTNVSLEEELRKANAAKGQLETYKRQVVELQNRLSEESKKADKMEFEYKRLKEKVDSLQKEKDRMRTERDSLKETIEELHCVQAQEGQLTSSLFPLGGNESSDSLAAEITTPEIREHLIRLQHENKMLKLAQEGSDNEKIALLQSLLEDANRRKSELETENRLINQRLMEEQSQVEELQKTVQEQGSKADDSSVLKKKYDEHVEKLQEVNNELLKKNAIIDEMEPKYNASSQRVDELEEALKKKDEEMKQMEERYKKYLEKAKSVIRTLDPKQNQGSGPEVQALKNQLQEKERMLLSLEKEMDKTKSQRDHEEKLIVSAWYNMGMSLQKKAAEDRLANTGSGQSFLARQRQATSTRRSYPGHVQPATASNITA; via the exons ATGAGTCCATCAGAGTCATTGGATCGAATGGAACTCTGCGAAAGTCTCCTGACATGG ATCCAAACATTTGGGGTAGAAGCACCATGTAAGACAGTTGAAGATTTGACCAGTGGGGTGGTAATGGCCCAAGTCCTGcagaaaat agatatATCATATTTTAATGATACTTGGATTACCAGAATCAAGCCAGACGCCGGGGACAACtggaggttaaag gtCAGCAATCTAAAGAAAATCTTGAAAGGCATACTGGACTATTACCAGGAG gtcTTAGGTCAACACATCAATGATTTCACACTACCAGATGTAAATTTGATAGGAGAGCACTCTGATGCTGCAGAACTCGGGAGAATGTTACAACTCATTCTGGGCTGTGCCGTTAACTGCGAACAGAAACAAG AATACATCCAGACCATAATGGTGATGGAGGAATCCGTACAGCATGTCGTCATGACCGCCATTCAGGAG CTGATGAGTAAAGAGACTGCTGTCACCCCTGGAGGAAATGACTCGTATGTAGATCTGGACAGAGAG CTTAAGAAGACGATTGAGGAGCTGAATGATGCTTTGGCAACCAAGGAAGAGATTGCTCAGCGGTGTCGCGAGCTTGACTTGCAG GCCCTCCATGCCCAAGAGGAGCGTGATAGACTGAGGTTAGACTTTAATGAGCTAGAAGAGAGG GTAGCAGCTCTGCAAGAGGAGAAGAGCAGTCTGTTGGCAGAAAACCAGGTCCTGATGGAGAGACTTAACCAGTCTGACTCTATCGAGGACATAAACAGCCCTGCTGGACGTAGACATCTCCAGCTGCAGACACAGCTGGAGCAGTTACAAGAAGAAACCTTCCG TCTGGAGGCGGCAAAAGACGACTACCGGATCCGTTGTGAGGAGCTTGAGAAAGAACTTCTAGATGTGAAGTCCCAGAATGAAGAACTCACGTCTTTGGCAGATGAAGCCCAATCTCTGAAGGACGAGATGGATGTGCTTAG aCATTCATCTGACAAGGTTTCCAAACTGGAGGGCACCGTGGAACACTACAAGAAAAAACTGGAGGACATGGGGCTACTCAGGAGACAG ATTAAGCttctggaggagaagaacacagTGTTAATGCAGACTAATGTCAGCTTGGAGGAGGAGCTTCGAAAGGCCAATGCTGCCAAGGGCCAACTAGAGACCTACAAGAGACAG GTGGTCGAACTTCAGAACAGACTTTCAGAAGAGTCTAAAAAGGCAGACAAGATGGAGTTTGAGTACAAACGCCTCAAAGAGAAGGTGGACTctctacaaaaagaaaaagat CGCATGAGAACAGAGAGAGACTCTCTTAAGGAAACTATTGAGGAACTCCACTGCGTTCAGGCTCAAGAGGGACAACTTACATCAA GTTTGTTCCCACTAGGGGGCAATGAAAGCTCAGATTCCCTGGCTGCTGAGATCACCACTCCAGAAATCCG GGAACATCTGATTCGCCTtcagcatgaaaacaaaatgctgaagCTGGCCCAGGAGGGATCGGACAACGAGAAGATTGCTTTGTTGCAGAGCCTGCTGGAAGATGccaacagaagaaaaagtgaactggagacagaaaacag attaaTCAATCAGCGGTTGATGGAGGAGCAGAGTCAGGTGGAAGAGCTCCAAAAGACGGTGCAGGAACAGGGTTCAAAAGCAGATGAT tcatCAGTTCTGAAGAAGAAATATGATGAACATGT ggaGAAGTTACAAGAAGTGAACAATGAGTTACTGAAGAAAAATGCTATCATCGATGAAATGGAGCCTAAATACAATGCCAGCT CCCAACGAGTGGATGAGCTTGAAGAAGCTctgaagaaaaaagatgaagagATGAAACAGATGGAGGAGAGATACAAGAAATAtcttgaaaaagcaaaaagt GTTATTCGGACGCTGGACCCAAAACAGAACCAAGGCTCCGGTCCGGAGGTTCAGGCCCTGAAAAACCAGCTCCAGGAGAAGGAGAGGATGTTGCTCTCACTGGAG aaagaaatggacAAGACAAAAAGCCAGCGAGATCACGAGGAGAAACTGATTGTTTCAGCCTGGTACAACATG GGCATGTCTCTGCAGAAGAAGGCGGCTGAAGACCGACTTGCCAACACCGGCTCTGGTCAGTCCTTCCTGGCCAGACAGAGACAAGCCACCAGCACACGTCGCTCCTACCCAGGCCACGTCCAGCCAGCTACCGCAAG CAATATCACTGCATGA
- the hook3 gene encoding protein Hook homolog 3 isoform X3, translating to MSPSESLDRMELCESLLTWIQTFGVEAPCKTVEDLTSGVVMAQVLQKIDISYFNDTWITRIKPDAGDNWRLKVSNLKKILKGILDYYQEVLGQHINDFTLPDVNLIGEHSDAAELGRMLQLILGCAVNCEQKQEYIQTIMVMEESVQHVVMTAIQELMSKETAVTPGGNDSYVDLDRELKKTIEELNDALATKEEIAQRCRELDLQVAALQEEKSSLLAENQVLMERLNQSDSIEDINSPAGRRHLQLQTQLEQLQEETFRLEAAKDDYRIRCEELEKELLDVKSQNEELTSLADEAQSLKDEMDVLRHSSDKVSKLEGTVEHYKKKLEDMGLLRRQIKLLEEKNTVLMQTNVSLEEELRKANAAKGQLETYKRQVVELQNRLSEESKKADKMEFEYKRLKEKVDSLQKEKDRMRTERDSLKETIEELHCVQAQEGQLTSSLFPLGGNESSDSLAAEITTPEIREHLIRLQHENKMLKLAQEGSDNEKIALLQSLLEDANRRKSELETENRLINQRLMEEQSQVEELQKTVQEQGSKADDSSVLKKKYDEHVEKLQEVNNELLKKNAIIDEMEPKYNASSQRVDELEEALKKKDEEMKQMEERYKKYLEKAKSVIRTLDPKQNQGSGPEVQALKNQLQEKERMLLSLEKEMDKTKSQRDHEEKLIVSAWYNMGMSLQKKAAEDRLANTGSGQSFLARQRQATSTRRSYPGHVQPATARSMSNITA from the exons ATGAGTCCATCAGAGTCATTGGATCGAATGGAACTCTGCGAAAGTCTCCTGACATGG ATCCAAACATTTGGGGTAGAAGCACCATGTAAGACAGTTGAAGATTTGACCAGTGGGGTGGTAATGGCCCAAGTCCTGcagaaaat agatatATCATATTTTAATGATACTTGGATTACCAGAATCAAGCCAGACGCCGGGGACAACtggaggttaaag gtCAGCAATCTAAAGAAAATCTTGAAAGGCATACTGGACTATTACCAGGAG gtcTTAGGTCAACACATCAATGATTTCACACTACCAGATGTAAATTTGATAGGAGAGCACTCTGATGCTGCAGAACTCGGGAGAATGTTACAACTCATTCTGGGCTGTGCCGTTAACTGCGAACAGAAACAAG AATACATCCAGACCATAATGGTGATGGAGGAATCCGTACAGCATGTCGTCATGACCGCCATTCAGGAG CTGATGAGTAAAGAGACTGCTGTCACCCCTGGAGGAAATGACTCGTATGTAGATCTGGACAGAGAG CTTAAGAAGACGATTGAGGAGCTGAATGATGCTTTGGCAACCAAGGAAGAGATTGCTCAGCGGTGTCGCGAGCTTGACTTGCAG GTAGCAGCTCTGCAAGAGGAGAAGAGCAGTCTGTTGGCAGAAAACCAGGTCCTGATGGAGAGACTTAACCAGTCTGACTCTATCGAGGACATAAACAGCCCTGCTGGACGTAGACATCTCCAGCTGCAGACACAGCTGGAGCAGTTACAAGAAGAAACCTTCCG TCTGGAGGCGGCAAAAGACGACTACCGGATCCGTTGTGAGGAGCTTGAGAAAGAACTTCTAGATGTGAAGTCCCAGAATGAAGAACTCACGTCTTTGGCAGATGAAGCCCAATCTCTGAAGGACGAGATGGATGTGCTTAG aCATTCATCTGACAAGGTTTCCAAACTGGAGGGCACCGTGGAACACTACAAGAAAAAACTGGAGGACATGGGGCTACTCAGGAGACAG ATTAAGCttctggaggagaagaacacagTGTTAATGCAGACTAATGTCAGCTTGGAGGAGGAGCTTCGAAAGGCCAATGCTGCCAAGGGCCAACTAGAGACCTACAAGAGACAG GTGGTCGAACTTCAGAACAGACTTTCAGAAGAGTCTAAAAAGGCAGACAAGATGGAGTTTGAGTACAAACGCCTCAAAGAGAAGGTGGACTctctacaaaaagaaaaagat CGCATGAGAACAGAGAGAGACTCTCTTAAGGAAACTATTGAGGAACTCCACTGCGTTCAGGCTCAAGAGGGACAACTTACATCAA GTTTGTTCCCACTAGGGGGCAATGAAAGCTCAGATTCCCTGGCTGCTGAGATCACCACTCCAGAAATCCG GGAACATCTGATTCGCCTtcagcatgaaaacaaaatgctgaagCTGGCCCAGGAGGGATCGGACAACGAGAAGATTGCTTTGTTGCAGAGCCTGCTGGAAGATGccaacagaagaaaaagtgaactggagacagaaaacag attaaTCAATCAGCGGTTGATGGAGGAGCAGAGTCAGGTGGAAGAGCTCCAAAAGACGGTGCAGGAACAGGGTTCAAAAGCAGATGAT tcatCAGTTCTGAAGAAGAAATATGATGAACATGT ggaGAAGTTACAAGAAGTGAACAATGAGTTACTGAAGAAAAATGCTATCATCGATGAAATGGAGCCTAAATACAATGCCAGCT CCCAACGAGTGGATGAGCTTGAAGAAGCTctgaagaaaaaagatgaagagATGAAACAGATGGAGGAGAGATACAAGAAATAtcttgaaaaagcaaaaagt GTTATTCGGACGCTGGACCCAAAACAGAACCAAGGCTCCGGTCCGGAGGTTCAGGCCCTGAAAAACCAGCTCCAGGAGAAGGAGAGGATGTTGCTCTCACTGGAG aaagaaatggacAAGACAAAAAGCCAGCGAGATCACGAGGAGAAACTGATTGTTTCAGCCTGGTACAACATG GGCATGTCTCTGCAGAAGAAGGCGGCTGAAGACCGACTTGCCAACACCGGCTCTGGTCAGTCCTTCCTGGCCAGACAGAGACAAGCCACCAGCACACGTCGCTCCTACCCAGGCCACGTCCAGCCAGCTACCGCAAG ATCCATGAG CAATATCACTGCATGA
- the hook3 gene encoding protein Hook homolog 3 isoform X4, with product MSPSESLDRMELCESLLTWIQTFGVEAPCKTVEDLTSGVVMAQVLQKIDISYFNDTWITRIKPDAGDNWRLKVSNLKKILKGILDYYQEVLGQHINDFTLPDVNLIGEHSDAAELGRMLQLILGCAVNCEQKQEYIQTIMVMEESVQHVVMTAIQELMSKETAVTPGGNDSYVDLDRELKKTIEELNDALATKEEIAQRCRELDLQVAALQEEKSSLLAENQVLMERLNQSDSIEDINSPAGRRHLQLQTQLEQLQEETFRLEAAKDDYRIRCEELEKELLDVKSQNEELTSLADEAQSLKDEMDVLRHSSDKVSKLEGTVEHYKKKLEDMGLLRRQIKLLEEKNTVLMQTNVSLEEELRKANAAKGQLETYKRQVVELQNRLSEESKKADKMEFEYKRLKEKVDSLQKEKDRMRTERDSLKETIEELHCVQAQEGQLTSSLFPLGGNESSDSLAAEITTPEIREHLIRLQHENKMLKLAQEGSDNEKIALLQSLLEDANRRKSELETENRLINQRLMEEQSQVEELQKTVQEQGSKADDSSVLKKKYDEHVEKLQEVNNELLKKNAIIDEMEPKYNASSQRVDELEEALKKKDEEMKQMEERYKKYLEKAKSVIRTLDPKQNQGSGPEVQALKNQLQEKERMLLSLEKEMDKTKSQRDHEEKLIVSAWYNMGMSLQKKAAEDRLANTGSGQSFLARQRQATSTRRSYPGHVQPATAR from the exons ATGAGTCCATCAGAGTCATTGGATCGAATGGAACTCTGCGAAAGTCTCCTGACATGG ATCCAAACATTTGGGGTAGAAGCACCATGTAAGACAGTTGAAGATTTGACCAGTGGGGTGGTAATGGCCCAAGTCCTGcagaaaat agatatATCATATTTTAATGATACTTGGATTACCAGAATCAAGCCAGACGCCGGGGACAACtggaggttaaag gtCAGCAATCTAAAGAAAATCTTGAAAGGCATACTGGACTATTACCAGGAG gtcTTAGGTCAACACATCAATGATTTCACACTACCAGATGTAAATTTGATAGGAGAGCACTCTGATGCTGCAGAACTCGGGAGAATGTTACAACTCATTCTGGGCTGTGCCGTTAACTGCGAACAGAAACAAG AATACATCCAGACCATAATGGTGATGGAGGAATCCGTACAGCATGTCGTCATGACCGCCATTCAGGAG CTGATGAGTAAAGAGACTGCTGTCACCCCTGGAGGAAATGACTCGTATGTAGATCTGGACAGAGAG CTTAAGAAGACGATTGAGGAGCTGAATGATGCTTTGGCAACCAAGGAAGAGATTGCTCAGCGGTGTCGCGAGCTTGACTTGCAG GTAGCAGCTCTGCAAGAGGAGAAGAGCAGTCTGTTGGCAGAAAACCAGGTCCTGATGGAGAGACTTAACCAGTCTGACTCTATCGAGGACATAAACAGCCCTGCTGGACGTAGACATCTCCAGCTGCAGACACAGCTGGAGCAGTTACAAGAAGAAACCTTCCG TCTGGAGGCGGCAAAAGACGACTACCGGATCCGTTGTGAGGAGCTTGAGAAAGAACTTCTAGATGTGAAGTCCCAGAATGAAGAACTCACGTCTTTGGCAGATGAAGCCCAATCTCTGAAGGACGAGATGGATGTGCTTAG aCATTCATCTGACAAGGTTTCCAAACTGGAGGGCACCGTGGAACACTACAAGAAAAAACTGGAGGACATGGGGCTACTCAGGAGACAG ATTAAGCttctggaggagaagaacacagTGTTAATGCAGACTAATGTCAGCTTGGAGGAGGAGCTTCGAAAGGCCAATGCTGCCAAGGGCCAACTAGAGACCTACAAGAGACAG GTGGTCGAACTTCAGAACAGACTTTCAGAAGAGTCTAAAAAGGCAGACAAGATGGAGTTTGAGTACAAACGCCTCAAAGAGAAGGTGGACTctctacaaaaagaaaaagat CGCATGAGAACAGAGAGAGACTCTCTTAAGGAAACTATTGAGGAACTCCACTGCGTTCAGGCTCAAGAGGGACAACTTACATCAA GTTTGTTCCCACTAGGGGGCAATGAAAGCTCAGATTCCCTGGCTGCTGAGATCACCACTCCAGAAATCCG GGAACATCTGATTCGCCTtcagcatgaaaacaaaatgctgaagCTGGCCCAGGAGGGATCGGACAACGAGAAGATTGCTTTGTTGCAGAGCCTGCTGGAAGATGccaacagaagaaaaagtgaactggagacagaaaacag attaaTCAATCAGCGGTTGATGGAGGAGCAGAGTCAGGTGGAAGAGCTCCAAAAGACGGTGCAGGAACAGGGTTCAAAAGCAGATGAT tcatCAGTTCTGAAGAAGAAATATGATGAACATGT ggaGAAGTTACAAGAAGTGAACAATGAGTTACTGAAGAAAAATGCTATCATCGATGAAATGGAGCCTAAATACAATGCCAGCT CCCAACGAGTGGATGAGCTTGAAGAAGCTctgaagaaaaaagatgaagagATGAAACAGATGGAGGAGAGATACAAGAAATAtcttgaaaaagcaaaaagt GTTATTCGGACGCTGGACCCAAAACAGAACCAAGGCTCCGGTCCGGAGGTTCAGGCCCTGAAAAACCAGCTCCAGGAGAAGGAGAGGATGTTGCTCTCACTGGAG aaagaaatggacAAGACAAAAAGCCAGCGAGATCACGAGGAGAAACTGATTGTTTCAGCCTGGTACAACATG GGCATGTCTCTGCAGAAGAAGGCGGCTGAAGACCGACTTGCCAACACCGGCTCTGGTCAGTCCTTCCTGGCCAGACAGAGACAAGCCACCAGCACACGTCGCTCCTACCCAGGCCACGTCCAGCCAGCTACCGCAAGGTAG